The following proteins are encoded in a genomic region of Kosakonia oryzae:
- a CDS encoding autotransporter family protein produces MHNPVFRKKPLLLAMAAAWVSFAPAIQASIGTEISTAEGQSSFIGAFDTVTITSTGSVVSPTGNALSFQSVDMGTFTNNGTIMSSGSNYNDSGMYIDDSSSVDMFFNNSYLAGNSGTIGPYGLYNRGTIGTLENSVNGTITSNVALNNSGTITSLINQGTIQGPNSGVISWGTITDFTNNGLIDGAYAVQNAGTMTNGITNNGTLRGIDAAIYNIGALSVINNNGTLAGNIWNNTSNPLTINGGSSYDSLMTGYNSGGRVYSSGADLHFGTGKLTVDDDFQMGTHSVINDGASLLLNRTVTINGNYLQQEQGELAIGVADGAVANGSALDSGYGRLVVTGDAIFAAHSSVSLLTTGQSYGFANGQRFLVVQASGSGTQYNENALAYHVAGYNGTVTGKAVTINGTNSLVIYLDAQDPTTPTTPTAPTEPTTPTTPTTPTTPTTPVVTPNPVFATTPNAIASLRGLGNYSGFSEGLLNLYNASMAIGSREEANRAGEQLSPVQNSAASSTAAAASSGALAVVNNHMNSTRLARNGSQSGIATGDDALDWAVWGQPFYGSARQGMIDNVSGYTAHYGGVVLGADRQIADDWRVGGAFSYARSSVNGRDNLTGSHTDVDAWSGIAYASWSGNPLYVNLTASVSTQKYDSQRRIGFDGFAGQADGSFNGQQVMTKAEVGYPIFFAQGTTLTPLAAVSYSYLHQDDYKEHSDQGAALKVDSSHTQSVRSSLGAKLEHSWSTGIGDVVPFVQAMWTHEYDRSRTATSASYVADTLGETRFTSFGATPVSDTADIGAGVALVQNDDLSLSARYDLSTAPHFDAQTVSLRLRKSF; encoded by the coding sequence ATGCATAACCCTGTCTTTCGTAAGAAGCCATTACTGCTCGCGATGGCGGCCGCCTGGGTGTCATTCGCCCCTGCAATTCAGGCATCAATTGGTACAGAGATTTCCACAGCAGAAGGTCAAAGTTCTTTTATCGGTGCATTCGATACGGTAACGATCACGTCTACCGGAAGTGTCGTCAGCCCTACGGGTAACGCGCTCTCATTCCAGTCTGTTGATATGGGCACCTTTACCAACAACGGTACGATCATGAGTTCCGGCAGTAACTACAACGATTCCGGCATGTATATCGATGATAGTTCGTCCGTAGATATGTTCTTCAATAACAGTTATCTCGCCGGTAACTCAGGCACTATTGGCCCTTACGGGCTGTATAACCGGGGAACCATCGGCACGCTGGAAAACAGTGTGAACGGCACGATTACGAGTAACGTCGCGCTGAATAACTCCGGAACAATTACCTCGCTGATCAACCAGGGGACGATTCAGGGTCCTAACAGTGGTGTGATTAGCTGGGGGACCATTACTGATTTCACCAACAACGGCCTGATTGATGGTGCCTACGCCGTGCAGAACGCCGGTACGATGACCAACGGGATCACCAACAATGGTACGCTGCGCGGTATCGATGCGGCTATTTACAATATCGGCGCACTGTCGGTCATTAATAACAACGGCACGCTGGCTGGTAATATCTGGAACAACACGTCAAACCCGTTAACCATTAATGGTGGCAGCAGCTACGACAGCCTGATGACCGGCTATAACAGCGGTGGCAGGGTCTACAGTTCCGGAGCCGATCTGCACTTTGGCACCGGTAAGCTCACTGTGGATGATGATTTCCAGATGGGCACGCACAGCGTTATCAACGACGGGGCCTCTTTATTACTTAACCGTACGGTGACAATTAACGGTAACTACCTCCAGCAAGAGCAAGGCGAGCTGGCTATCGGCGTCGCCGATGGCGCGGTTGCCAACGGCAGTGCGCTGGACAGCGGTTATGGCCGCCTGGTGGTGACCGGCGATGCGATTTTTGCCGCGCATTCCAGCGTTTCGCTGCTCACGACAGGCCAGAGCTATGGTTTTGCCAATGGCCAGCGTTTCCTGGTGGTGCAGGCCTCCGGTTCAGGAACGCAATACAATGAGAACGCGCTGGCCTACCATGTCGCGGGTTACAACGGTACGGTGACCGGTAAAGCAGTAACGATTAACGGCACTAACAGCCTCGTGATTTATCTCGACGCCCAGGATCCGACCACGCCGACGACACCGACGGCGCCAACGGAACCGACGACGCCGACAACCCCCACCACACCGACGACACCAACAACGCCAGTGGTTACCCCGAACCCGGTTTTTGCCACGACACCAAACGCCATCGCCTCGTTGCGCGGGCTGGGTAACTACAGCGGCTTCTCTGAAGGACTTCTCAACCTCTATAACGCCTCCATGGCGATCGGCAGCCGCGAAGAAGCCAACCGGGCCGGTGAGCAACTGTCGCCGGTACAAAACAGCGCCGCCAGCAGTACCGCAGCCGCAGCCTCTTCCGGCGCGCTGGCCGTGGTGAATAACCATATGAACAGCACGCGTCTCGCCCGTAACGGTTCACAAAGCGGTATTGCCACCGGTGATGATGCGCTGGATTGGGCCGTCTGGGGCCAGCCGTTCTACGGCAGCGCTCGCCAGGGCATGATTGATAACGTCAGCGGTTACACCGCGCATTACGGCGGTGTGGTGCTGGGAGCGGATCGTCAGATCGCTGACGACTGGCGCGTGGGCGGCGCATTCAGCTACGCGCGATCTTCCGTCAATGGTCGCGACAACCTGACGGGTAGCCACACGGATGTTGATGCCTGGAGCGGCATTGCCTACGCAAGCTGGAGCGGCAACCCGCTGTACGTCAACCTGACCGCCAGCGTCAGCACGCAGAAGTATGACAGCCAGCGCCGTATTGGTTTCGACGGTTTTGCCGGCCAGGCGGATGGCAGCTTCAACGGGCAGCAAGTGATGACCAAAGCAGAAGTCGGCTACCCGATCTTCTTCGCCCAGGGAACCACGCTGACCCCGCTCGCCGCCGTCAGTTACAGCTACCTGCACCAGGACGACTATAAAGAGCACAGCGATCAGGGTGCCGCGCTGAAAGTTGATTCCAGCCATACGCAGTCGGTACGCAGCTCGCTGGGCGCGAAACTGGAACATAGCTGGAGCACGGGAATCGGCGATGTGGTGCCATTCGTGCAGGCGATGTGGACGCACGAATATGACCGCAGCCGCACCGCGACCAGCGCCAGCTACGTCGCCGATACGCTGGGCGAAACGCGTTTCACCAGCTTCGGCGCCACGCCGGTGTCCGATACCGCGGATATCGGTGCCGGCGTGGCGCTGGTACAAAATGACGACCTGAGCCTCAGCGCGCGTTATGACCTTTCTACTGCGCCGCACTTCGACGCCCAGACGGTCAGCCTGCGTCTGCGTAAATCGTTCTGA
- the scpA gene encoding methylmalonyl-CoA mutase, with amino-acid sequence MSNKLEWQKIANKELSRKGKTIDSLVKPTPEGIAIKPLYTREDLDELDIARSLPGLPPFTRGPRATMYTAQPWTIRQYAGFSTARESNAFYRRNLAAGQKGLSVAFDLATHRGYDSDNPRVVGDVGKAGVAIDTVEDMKILFDHIPLDTMSVSMTMNGAVLPIMAFYIVAAEEQGVAPEKLTGTIQNDILKEYLCRNTYIYPPKPSMRIIADIIAWCSANMPQFNTISISGYHMGEAGANCVQQVAFTLADGIEYIKAAISAGLKIDDFAPRLSFFFGIGMDLFMNVAMLRAARYLWSEAVSQFGATNPKSLALRTHCQTSGWSLTEQDPYNNIVRTTIEALAATLGGTQSLHTNAFDEALGLPTDFSARIARNTQIILQEEAEICRTVDPLGGSYYVESLTAQIIKEAREIIRQIDEVGGMAKAIEVGLPKRMIEEASAQAQSEIDQGKRVIVGVNKYKLEQEAITPVLEIDNVKVRNEQIAALEQIRSTRDAAAVRDALAALTHAAQHNENLLAAAVHAARLRATLGEISDALEAAFDRYLVPSQCVTGVITRSYQQSKDTAAEFDAIVEQTRQFLATHGRRPRILIAKMGQDGHDRGAKVIASAYSDVGFDVDLSPMFSTPQEIARLAVENDVHVVGASSLAAGHKTLIPELIAGLKAYGREDICVVAGGVIPPQDYAFLHEQGVAAIYGPGTPMLESVRDVLTRIDRQHD; translated from the coding sequence ATGTCAAATAAACTGGAATGGCAAAAAATAGCGAATAAAGAGCTCAGTCGGAAAGGAAAGACGATTGATTCGTTGGTAAAACCGACGCCTGAGGGTATCGCCATTAAGCCTTTATATACCCGTGAGGATCTCGACGAACTGGATATTGCCCGGTCACTGCCAGGGCTGCCGCCTTTTACGCGCGGGCCGCGGGCTACTATGTATACCGCTCAGCCCTGGACGATTCGCCAGTATGCTGGTTTTTCAACGGCAAGAGAGTCGAACGCCTTTTACCGGCGTAACCTTGCTGCCGGGCAAAAGGGGTTGTCGGTGGCCTTTGATTTGGCGACGCACCGGGGCTACGATTCGGATAATCCGCGCGTGGTGGGCGATGTGGGTAAAGCGGGTGTCGCCATTGATACCGTTGAGGATATGAAAATCCTTTTCGATCATATTCCGCTGGACACCATGTCGGTTTCCATGACCATGAATGGCGCGGTATTGCCGATTATGGCCTTTTATATTGTCGCTGCGGAAGAACAGGGTGTCGCCCCGGAAAAATTAACCGGCACCATCCAGAATGATATTTTAAAAGAGTATCTGTGCCGGAATACGTATATTTATCCGCCGAAACCGTCAATGCGAATTATCGCCGATATTATTGCCTGGTGTTCGGCGAATATGCCGCAGTTTAATACCATCAGCATCAGTGGCTACCATATGGGAGAAGCGGGCGCGAATTGCGTTCAGCAGGTGGCGTTCACTCTTGCAGATGGCATTGAATATATTAAAGCCGCAATTTCCGCCGGGCTGAAAATTGATGATTTCGCACCGCGCCTCTCTTTTTTCTTTGGCATCGGCATGGATCTGTTTATGAATGTCGCCATGCTGCGTGCCGCCCGTTATTTATGGAGTGAGGCCGTCAGCCAGTTTGGTGCCACGAATCCGAAGTCGCTGGCGCTGCGCACCCATTGTCAGACCTCCGGCTGGAGCCTGACGGAACAGGATCCTTATAACAATATTGTTCGCACCACGATTGAAGCGCTCGCCGCCACTCTTGGCGGCACGCAGTCTTTGCATACCAACGCGTTTGACGAAGCGCTGGGGCTGCCGACAGATTTTTCGGCGCGCATTGCGCGTAACACCCAGATTATTTTGCAGGAAGAGGCGGAAATCTGCCGCACGGTCGATCCGCTCGGCGGCTCTTACTACGTCGAGTCGCTTACCGCTCAGATCATCAAAGAGGCGCGGGAGATTATCCGGCAAATCGATGAGGTGGGCGGCATGGCGAAGGCCATCGAAGTTGGGTTGCCGAAACGCATGATTGAAGAAGCTTCCGCGCAGGCGCAGTCAGAGATCGATCAGGGTAAACGCGTGATCGTCGGCGTAAACAAATACAAGCTGGAGCAGGAGGCTATTACGCCGGTGCTGGAGATCGACAATGTGAAGGTGCGCAACGAGCAAATCGCCGCGCTGGAGCAGATCCGCAGCACGCGTGATGCGGCAGCAGTTCGCGATGCGCTGGCGGCGCTCACTCATGCGGCACAGCATAATGAAAATCTGCTGGCGGCCGCTGTTCACGCGGCTCGGCTGCGCGCCACGCTCGGGGAGATTTCCGATGCGCTGGAAGCCGCGTTTGATCGCTATCTGGTTCCCAGCCAGTGCGTTACCGGCGTGATCACCCGCAGCTATCAACAAAGCAAGGATACCGCAGCGGAATTCGACGCCATTGTTGAGCAGACCCGGCAATTTCTCGCCACCCACGGCCGCCGTCCGCGCATTTTGATTGCCAAAATGGGGCAGGATGGTCACGACCGCGGCGCGAAAGTTATTGCCAGCGCTTACTCCGATGTCGGTTTCGATGTCGATCTTAGTCCGATGTTCTCAACGCCGCAGGAGATTGCCCGTCTGGCGGTAGAAAACGATGTGCATGTTGTTGGCGCGTCATCACTGGCTGCCGGGCATAAGACGCTAATCCCGGAGTTGATTGCCGGGCTGAAAGCGTACGGACGGGAGGATATCTGCGTAGTCGCGGGCGGCGTCATTCCGCCGCAGGATTATGCCTTTCTGCATGAACAAGGCGTGGCAGCTATTTACGGCCCCGGCACCCCGATGCTGGAAAGTGTTCGTGACGTATTAACACGGATTGACCGCCAGCATGATTAA
- the meaB gene encoding methylmalonyl Co-A mutase-associated GTPase MeaB, whose product MINEKTLEATIHRLCAGDRVALAQAMTLVENQLPQYQRLSRQLLDIIMPLTGRALRIGLTGTPGAGKSTFLDTFGMLLIRLGKRVAVIAVDPSSPLSGGSLLGDKTRMISLARAEEAFIRPVPSGGYAGGASQRAAELILLCEAANYDVVIVETVGVGQSETEVSGLVDCFVSLQIGGGGDDLQGIKKGIMEMADIIVINKDDGDNRAAVAAARQVYESALSMVRHKYPQWSPQVLTCSAREKRGIEDVWQCIVRFREVMAQSGGLAQLRQQQTMKWLQKQAEEEALRQLFAHQVFRQTFSEMLEGVKNNQQAPRTGLQHIREFLQHHYFEQ is encoded by the coding sequence ATGATTAACGAAAAAACGCTGGAAGCGACAATCCATCGGTTGTGTGCCGGCGATCGTGTCGCTCTCGCTCAGGCGATGACGCTGGTGGAAAACCAGCTTCCGCAGTATCAACGCCTCAGTCGTCAGTTGCTGGATATCATTATGCCGCTAACCGGCAGGGCGCTGCGCATTGGCCTTACCGGTACGCCTGGCGCCGGGAAAAGTACCTTTCTGGATACCTTCGGCATGCTGCTCATCCGGCTTGGTAAGCGGGTCGCCGTGATTGCTGTTGATCCCAGTAGTCCGCTGAGCGGCGGCAGTTTGCTCGGCGACAAGACGCGAATGATATCGCTGGCGCGTGCGGAGGAGGCCTTTATTCGTCCGGTGCCTTCTGGTGGTTATGCCGGTGGAGCCAGTCAGCGCGCCGCTGAATTGATCCTGTTATGCGAGGCGGCGAATTATGACGTGGTGATCGTTGAAACCGTGGGGGTTGGCCAGTCGGAAACGGAAGTCTCTGGCCTGGTGGACTGCTTTGTCTCACTGCAAATCGGCGGCGGCGGTGATGATTTGCAGGGGATTAAAAAAGGCATTATGGAGATGGCCGACATCATCGTTATCAATAAGGACGATGGCGATAACCGCGCGGCGGTTGCGGCCGCGCGCCAGGTGTACGAGAGCGCGCTTTCGATGGTGCGACATAAGTATCCGCAGTGGTCGCCGCAGGTGCTGACATGCAGCGCACGGGAAAAGCGCGGTATTGAGGATGTCTGGCAGTGCATTGTCCGCTTTCGCGAAGTCATGGCGCAAAGCGGGGGACTGGCGCAGTTGCGCCAGCAACAAACGATGAAATGGCTTCAGAAGCAGGCCGAAGAGGAAGCGCTGCGACAGCTTTTTGCCCATCAGGTTTTTCGCCAGACTTTCAGCGAGATGCTGGAAGGCGTGAAAAATAACCAACAGGCTCCGCGCACCGGCTTACAGCACATCCGTGAATTTCTTCAGCATCACTATTTTGAACAATAA
- the scpB gene encoding methylmalonyl-CoA decarboxylase, with amino-acid sequence MSYQHVVVTIIQKVAVIEFNYARKLNALSKVFIDDLIQALEDLNTPEIRCVILRAPHGAKVFSAGHDIHELPTGRRDPLSYDDPLRQITRMIQKYPKPVIAMVEGSVWGGAFELIMSSDLVVAATTSTFSMTPVNLGVPYNLVGIHNLTRDAGFHIVKEMIFTAAPITAERALAVGILNHVVDANELEDFTLLMAHQICEKAPLAIAVIKEELRVLGEAHTMNADEFERIQGMRRAVYDSQDYQEGRSAFMEKRKPHFLGY; translated from the coding sequence ATGTCGTATCAGCATGTTGTCGTCACGATCATACAAAAAGTGGCTGTTATTGAATTTAACTATGCCCGCAAATTGAATGCGCTCAGTAAGGTATTTATCGATGATTTGATTCAGGCGCTGGAGGATCTCAATACACCGGAGATTCGCTGCGTAATTCTCCGCGCTCCGCACGGCGCGAAGGTTTTTTCCGCCGGGCATGATATTCACGAGCTGCCGACTGGCCGCCGCGATCCGCTCTCGTATGATGATCCGCTGCGGCAGATTACCCGCATGATCCAGAAATACCCGAAACCGGTTATTGCGATGGTTGAGGGGAGCGTCTGGGGCGGCGCTTTTGAGTTGATCATGAGCTCAGATCTGGTCGTGGCTGCCACAACGTCCACCTTCTCAATGACGCCGGTAAACCTCGGCGTGCCGTATAACCTTGTCGGCATCCATAATCTGACGCGCGATGCTGGTTTTCATATCGTTAAAGAGATGATTTTTACCGCAGCGCCGATTACCGCTGAGCGCGCTCTGGCCGTAGGCATTCTGAACCATGTCGTGGATGCGAATGAGCTGGAAGATTTTACCTTGCTGATGGCACACCAGATCTGTGAAAAAGCCCCGCTTGCCATCGCCGTTATTAAGGAAGAACTGCGGGTTCTGGGGGAAGCGCATACCATGAACGCGGATGAATTCGAGCGAATTCAGGGCATGCGTCGTGCGGTTTATGACAGCCAGGATTATCAGGAAGGGCGAAGCGCCTTTATGGAAAAACGCAAACCGCATTTTCTGGGCTACTGA
- the srsR gene encoding LysR family transcriptional regulator SrsR: protein MRNFIVLVQTKSIARAAEKIHMTASPFGKSIVALEAQIGYPLFTRKDNSISLNKAGQELYQKLFPVYERLSAIENELHNSAQRSQKVVLGIDNTYPTIIFDQLISLGDKYENVSTQAVEFSENGVIDDLLGHQFDFIISPQLVSPRVQELENLMVTELPPLRLGFLVSRRYQDKQPQELLRELPWLQMRFQNRANFEAMLDAHIRSCGIHPTIIYRAYSFMAKISAVERGQFLTVIPWFAWPLVNQQTLTYFDAPNGPMVMQEYLYSLKNQRHTAAICQYIADDRHGTTG, encoded by the coding sequence ATGCGTAATTTTATTGTTCTGGTGCAGACCAAAAGCATTGCCAGAGCGGCGGAAAAAATTCATATGACCGCCTCGCCCTTTGGCAAAAGCATCGTCGCGCTGGAAGCGCAGATTGGCTATCCGCTTTTTACCCGAAAAGATAACAGCATCAGCCTGAATAAAGCCGGTCAGGAGCTTTACCAGAAACTCTTCCCGGTTTATGAGCGGTTATCGGCCATTGAAAACGAGCTCCATAACTCAGCGCAGCGCTCACAGAAAGTGGTGCTCGGTATTGATAACACTTACCCAACCATTATTTTCGATCAGCTCATTAGCCTGGGCGATAAGTATGAAAACGTCAGCACCCAGGCGGTTGAATTCAGTGAAAATGGGGTGATTGACGATCTGTTGGGCCATCAGTTCGATTTTATTATTTCACCGCAGTTGGTCTCGCCACGCGTCCAGGAACTGGAAAACCTGATGGTTACCGAGCTGCCGCCGCTGCGACTCGGTTTTCTTGTCTCGCGACGCTATCAGGATAAACAGCCACAGGAACTGCTGCGCGAGTTGCCGTGGCTGCAAATGCGTTTCCAGAACCGAGCCAATTTTGAAGCCATGCTGGATGCCCACATTCGGTCATGCGGCATTCATCCGACGATTATTTATCGGGCATACAGCTTTATGGCCAAAATCAGCGCAGTGGAACGCGGGCAATTTCTCACGGTGATCCCCTGGTTCGCCTGGCCGCTGGTTAACCAGCAAACATTAACGTATTTCGATGCGCCGAACGGTCCGATGGTGATGCAGGAGTACCTTTATTCACTGAAAAACCAGCGGCATACCGCAGCGATATGTCAGTACATTGCTGACGATCGCCACGGTACGACGGGTTAA
- a CDS encoding acetyl-CoA hydrolase/transferase family protein produces the protein MKESWPRISADEAAALIQHDEMVAFSGFTAAGSPKALPAAIARRARELHQAQQPFQIRLLTGASIGAAADDVLSEADAVSWRAPYQSAAGMRQKINQGRVKFVDLHLSEVAQMVNYGFFGDIDVAVIEASALTSDGKVWLSSGIGNAPTWLRQAKRIIIEYNHYHSPQVAQLADIASPGAPPYRNSVAIFSSLDRIGLHYVQIDPRKIIAVVDTELPDAGNTLEEEKPVCQQIADNVVTFLLNEIAHGRIPPEFLPLQSGVGNINNAVMARLGENPDIPPFMMYSEVLQESVVHLLETGKVRGASASSLTVSDKALRKIYDNMDFFAERIVLRPQEISNNPEIIRRLGVIALNVGLEFDIYGHANSTHVAGVNLMNGIGGSGDFERNAYLSIFMAPSIAKEGKISTIVPMCSHVDHSEHSVKVIITEQGIADLRGLSPIERARTIIENCAHPLYRDYLHRYLQSTSGGHIHHDLSRVFELHTSLLKTGSMLG, from the coding sequence ATGAAAGAGTCCTGGCCCCGGATAAGCGCTGACGAGGCGGCCGCGCTTATCCAGCATGATGAAATGGTGGCATTCAGTGGTTTTACTGCCGCCGGTTCGCCTAAAGCGCTACCCGCTGCGATTGCCCGGCGCGCACGCGAGTTGCATCAGGCGCAGCAGCCTTTTCAGATTCGCCTTCTCACTGGCGCATCCATTGGAGCTGCTGCCGATGATGTATTGTCTGAAGCGGATGCTGTCTCATGGCGTGCTCCGTACCAGTCGGCAGCGGGCATGCGGCAAAAAATTAATCAGGGTAGGGTGAAGTTCGTTGACCTGCATCTGAGTGAAGTGGCGCAAATGGTGAACTATGGCTTTTTCGGCGACATTGATGTCGCCGTTATCGAGGCCTCTGCGCTAACCAGCGATGGCAAAGTCTGGCTTTCCAGCGGTATTGGTAATGCGCCAACCTGGCTGCGACAGGCAAAACGAATAATCATTGAATACAACCATTACCACAGCCCGCAGGTGGCTCAACTGGCTGATATTGCCTCGCCCGGTGCGCCGCCGTACCGCAACAGTGTTGCTATTTTTAGTTCGCTGGACAGAATTGGCCTGCACTATGTGCAGATTGATCCGCGAAAAATTATCGCCGTAGTGGATACCGAATTGCCGGATGCCGGTAATACGCTGGAGGAGGAGAAACCAGTCTGTCAGCAGATTGCGGACAACGTAGTGACCTTCCTGCTCAATGAGATCGCACACGGACGAATTCCTCCAGAGTTTCTGCCGTTGCAAAGCGGTGTCGGCAATATTAATAACGCGGTGATGGCGCGTCTTGGAGAAAACCCGGATATCCCACCGTTTATGATGTATTCCGAAGTGCTACAGGAATCGGTGGTACATCTGTTGGAAACGGGAAAAGTCAGAGGGGCCAGCGCATCCAGCCTGACGGTTTCCGACAAAGCGCTGCGGAAAATCTACGATAACATGGATTTTTTCGCCGAACGCATTGTGTTGCGGCCGCAGGAGATCTCCAACAATCCGGAGATCATTCGCCGCCTTGGCGTCATTGCGCTCAATGTCGGATTGGAGTTCGATATTTACGGTCATGCCAATTCAACGCACGTGGCAGGCGTTAATCTGATGAATGGCATTGGCGGCAGCGGCGACTTTGAGCGTAATGCTTACTTATCGATTTTTATGGCGCCCTCGATTGCAAAAGAGGGAAAAATATCGACCATTGTGCCGATGTGCAGTCACGTCGATCACAGCGAACACAGTGTCAAAGTGATCATTACCGAGCAGGGGATTGCCGATCTGCGCGGGCTTTCGCCGATTGAGCGAGCCCGTACCATTATTGAAAATTGCGCCCACCCGCTATACCGGGATTATCTCCATCGTTATCTGCAATCCACGTCTGGTGGGCATATACACCACGATCTTAGCCGCGTCTTTGAACTGCACACTTCGTTACTGAAAACAGGTTCTATGCTGGGTTAA